TGGGCCAGCTTCGCGCCGTCGCTTTCGGGCTCCAGGTCGATGGCGGCCTTCAGTTCCTTGAGGGCCTCCGGCACCTTGCCCATGAACAGCAGGGCCTCACCGGCGTGTGCCCGGGGCAGCGACGACAGGGGCGCGAGCCGCTGGGCGACCCGGTAGGCCGCCAGGGCCTTGTCGTGCTTGCCCTGCGCGAACTCCACGGCGCCCAGGCCGATCTGCGGCACTTCGCTCTTGGGCATGAGCGCGGCGGCGCCGACGAAGATCTCCTTCGCCTTGTCGAAGTGACCCATGTCCAGCCACAGGTAGCCGGACTCCAGCAGGACCATGGCCGGCTGGCGCGCCAGGGGCACGAGGCTGTTGGCAATCTCCGAAGGGGTCTCCGCCATGGACGTCGCGCTTCCTTTCCTGTCGCCGGAAGCACGGAAGGCGGCCGTCGAGGGCCGCCTTCCTTGCACCGGTCAGATTCCGCTGTCCGTGAAGACTAGCGGATGTTGCCGATGGAGTTCTTGGTCGTATCGTGCCGCGACTTCATCACGTTGGAAACAGCCGTGAAGAGCTGCGACTCGTGCTGCATGGCCGACTGGAGGTTCAACAGCTTGACGTTGTCGTCCATCATCGTCTTGAGGCTGCTGTTGTTGTTCAGCTGATCCGACACCTGGCCGCCCGAGGCGCCACCGCCGACGCTGGTGCCCAGGCCGGTGGAGCCGCCCGTGGAGGGCAGACCGGAGCCGCCCACGCCGGGCAGGTTGGTGGAGGGCACCGCGCCGGAGGCGGTGTTCATCACGCCCACGTACGGGCCGCCCTGCATGCCGGAGCCGGAGGCGCCGGAGAAGGTCTGCGCGGAGGAGACGGCGGCGGAGACGATGCCCGCGCCGGGAACGAAGCCCGCCACCGCGCCCACGCCCGCGCCCACGGCACCGACGGTGCTGTTCAGGCCGTTCTGCACGCGCGCGCCAAAGCTCGTGTTCGGCGTCTGCCGAGCCGTGGTCATCTGGGTGTTCATGCGCAGGTTCGGGCCCATCATGCCGCTGTCGATCTTTGCCATTTCAGCCTCCGCGCTGCAGGTGCCAGCGATTCTAAAAGGGGAGCCCCGGGATCATCCCTCGGCTCTTTCAATGGATTATCGGGAGAGCCAGCCGCCGGTTGCCTGCTGGTGACAAGAAATCGTCCGTGCTCCCGAAAGGCCCGTTATTTCCGGCCCTTGGACTGCTTCGACTCAGCGACGAGCTTCTCGCGGACGTCCACGAGCATGCCGAGCAGCTCCTCGGACCGTGCGATCGCAGCCTGGGCCTTCTTGCCGATCTCCGCGCGGGGGCCCTTGAGCTCGGCGAGCCCCGCCTTGACGGGGGCGAAGAGCGCCTGGACGTCGCTGGCGGAGGCCTTCTCGATGAAGGTCTCGACGGCGGGGTAGGACGGGACAGGCAGTTCCTGGGGCTGGGGCTGCGGCGCGGAGGGCCTGGCGGGCGGGGGCATCGAGGTCACGGTCTCCTGGCGGGGAGCAGGCCATGCGGCCAGCCTCCGCTCTTTCCCCAGCACGCTAGGTGAATCCGGAATCAGCTTCAAGCACCCCACCCGGCGGCCGGAGCGCAGGTCGTCGGTTCCAGTCCACGTCCCTCGGGCCGGGGACCGAACGGGCACGCACGCGGTCTTCCCCCTCCGTCCTGCCCCCCGCGCCCCCCACCCCTAGCTTTTTCCCAACGGGGTGCCCCGGAGGGTGCCGCCCCGTCCCACTCACACATCATCCGGGAGAGATTCCATGAAGAAGCTCATTGGGGTTTTCGCGTCCGTGGCGTTGCTGGGTTCGGGTGTGGCCTTTGCCCAGGACAGCACGACGCAGGGCTCGCAGCAGCCGTCGACGTCGTCCGGCAGCATGCAGGGCTCCTCCGGGAGCTCGGGCAGCTCGGACGCCATGGGCGGCTCGGGGTCGTCCTCGACGCACTCGATGGGGTCGTCGAGCATGACGGGCTCGAACGAGCTGACGGGCAAGGTCGTCAAGAGCGACAGCAAGAAGGTCTACATCAGCAGCGCCAGCGGCGCGGTGGTGCCCCTGGAGGTCGACAGCAAGACGCAGTTCACCGACCCGAGCATGAAGAACGCCAAGAGCCTGAAAGAGGGCCAGGAGATCCGCGCCAGCTTCCAGGTGAAGGACGAGAAGAACATGGCGACCAGCATCTCGCCGAGCTCGGGCACGGGCGGCTCGGGCACCGACCCGATGGCGCCGGACTCGTCCATCAACCAGGACACGGGCGGCTCGGGCATGGATGACAAGAGCCAGGACATGGGTCAGGGCAACGACTCCACGATGAACCCGGACACGGGCTCCAGCACGGGTTCGAGCAGCTCGCCGAAGACCTACTAGTCCCGCCACTCCCCTCCCCTGTTCCTCTCCCACATGGGAGGGGGACCCCGGCTCGCGGCCCCCGTTCTTCAGGTGGGCCGCGGGCGTCTTTCCATGATGGGCGCTTCCCCTCGCGGCGGAAGCAGGAGCGGCATGGACCACGAGGCGGATGTCGTCATCCTGGGGGCCGGCGCCGCGGGGCTCGCCGCGGCTGAACGACTGATGAGCAAGGGCCTGCGGGTCATCGTGCTGGAGGCGCGCGACCGCGTGGGCGGCCGCGTGGCGACGCTCCGGGACACGGTGGCGGACGTGCCCCTGGAGCTGGGCGCGGAGTTCGTCCATGGCAAGCCCGCCGGGCTGCTGAGGCGCATCCACCGGGCGGGGCTGACGGTGAGCCCCTGCAACGACACGCATGCGCTCCTGTGGCGCGGGAGGCTGGGTGACGGAGAGGACGCCTTCGCGTTCCAGGAGCCCCTGATGTCCGCGAAGGGGCCGGACCGTCCCATCGCGGCGTGGGTGGCGGAGCAGGCGCGCATCCACCGGTGGCCCCCTGTCGCGTGCGCGATGGCGCGCTCGTATGTCCGAGGCTTCTACGCGGCGGATCCGGATGTCGCGAGCACGCTCGCCATCTCGCGAATGGAGCGGACCGCGGATGAATCCGGGGGCACGACGCCATCGCACGTGCTGGAGGGGTATGACCGCGTGCCGCATGCGATGGCCGCCAAGCTGCTCGCGAAGCCGCACACGCTGTTCCTCAACGCCGTGGCCGAGGAGGTCCGCTGGAGACCGGGCTCGGTCCTCGTGCGGGCCCGGACCCGGCAGGGCACTCCGCTCGGGACGTTCCAGGGGAAGCATGCGGTGGTGACGCTTCCCGTGGGCGTGTTGCAGGCGAAGCCGCCCGCGCCGGGGGCCGTGCGATTCGTGCCTCGCGTGAGGGAGCAGGAGCGGGCCTGGAACCGGTTGGCGATGGGCTCCCTGGTGAAGGTCATCCTGCGCTTTCGCGGGGCGTTCTGGCGGGAGCAGGAGGCCACCGCGCGCTTCGGCTTCTTCCACGCGCCCGCATCCGCGTTCCCCACGTGGTGGACGCTGTCGCCCCACCGGCGCACGCGGCACCTGGTGGGCTGGAGTGGAGGCCCTGCCGCCGCGTCGCTGTCCCGCTCGAGCGAGAAGGTGGTGCTGGGACGCGCGCTCCAGGGACTGTCGCAGCTCTTCCATCTCTCCGTGCGGGAGCTGCACGCGCGGCTGGAAGCGTGGCACGTGCAGGACTGGCAGGCGGAGCCGTACACGCGTGGCGGCTACGCGGTCATCCCTTCTGGCGCGATGGATGCCGTCGAGGCGCTCGCGAGGCCCGTGGGCCGGACCCTCTTCTTCGCTGGCGAGGCCACGCACGTGGGCGGCGACGAGGGCACCGTGCATGGTGCGCTCGAGACGGGACGGCGCGCGGCGGACGAGCTGCTGGCCCGGCGCTCGACGGCTTGAGCCCTTCTTGTCCTCCTGGCGGAGGAGCAGGCGGAGGGGCGCTGGCGGTGATGTGGAAGCGTTCGCGCGTGGACATCTTCGAGGCATGCGCCTCTGGATCGCCATCGTCGCGGGATTGAGCATGGGCCAGGCATACGACCCGGAGCCGTTGCCTCCGGATGATCCGTCCGTGAGGGACCCGGCCGCCGCCGCACTGCAGGATGCCTATGAGCAGGCCGCGGATGACCGGAACGGTGCGCGCCCACCCCAGGGCTATGTCATCCAGGCCCCGACGGATCCGACCGAGGGCAACTATTACTCTCTGACACCCAGGATGTCCGATGGCAACCCGCCGGTCACTTCGGGCGACGTCGCGATCCAGCAGTCCCAGACGTATGTGCCGCCGCCCGTCCCCACCGTCTTCGAGCAGGAGCCCGCTCCCAGTGAGTCGACGGAGACGGAGGCCGCGCAGCCCCAGACGGGCACGGGAGGCGCTGGAACCGCGGGGAGTTCGACGGAACAGCCCGCCACGGGTTCGGGTGCGGCCGGTACGACCGCGCCGGCCCAGGGCACGACCGAGGCGAATGCCCCTGGTTTCGGCGGCGCCTACGACACGGGCGCGGCTTCCTCGACGGCTCCGAGCAACGTCTCTCCGGGTGGCACGGGCGGGGCACCGCTGGATACGTCGAGCGTGACGGTGCAGGAACCGGGGACCGCGACCGGCGGCTCGGTGACAGCCGGTACCACTGAAACCGGAACCCCTGCGCCGAGCACCGCGACAGGTGGCTCGGGTACGGCCGGCACCGGCGCCGCCGCTCCGACGGGCACGACCGCGCCGGATCAGACGACGCAGGCGCCCCAGGGGGCACAGGGGCAGCCCCAGACGACGCAGGCGCCCCAGGCAGCGCAGGGGCAGGCCCAGGCGGCTCAGGCCGCCGCTGCCAATGAGGAGGAAGTGACGCGTTTGCGCCAGCGCATCGCGGACCTGGAGCAGGAGATGGAGGCCCGCGACACGCGCGCCACCGAGCGCACCCAGGCCGTGCAGACCCAGGTGGACACGCATGAGCAGCGCGCCTACGAGGCCGAGCGCGCGCGGCAGCAGCGGCTGGCGCGGATCCAATCCGGCGGTCAGTGGATGCTCGCGGCGGATCAGGCGCTGGAACAGGGCGAGCTGGACGTGGACAACGCCCTCGACATCGCCGACGAGGACTTCTCCGTCGTGCGCCAGAACGCCGCGGCCTTCGGGCAGGGCGGCGTCGTGGTCCAGGCCGAGCGCATCCGCGCGCAGATCGCTTACGCCCGGGATGCCGCCAACCGCCGGGACATCTACGCCGCGCGCGTCGCCCTGCAGAGCGCGGGCGAGGAGCTGCGGCTGGCGCGCGCCGCGAGCCTGGAGCGCTCGGGCACGTCCAACACGCTGCTCAATCCATGATGCGCGGGGTGCTGCTCGCGGGGGCGCCCGCGGGCTTCGCGATGAGGTAGCCCTGCACGAAGTCCACCCCGTGCCGGCGCACCCAGGACAGCTCCTCGGCCGTCTCGATTCCCTCGGCCACCGTCTGGATGCCGAGCTGCCGGGCGATCTCCAGCAGCTTCTCCACGATGGACGCCTTGTAGGGGTCCGCGTGGACGCCCCGCACCAGCTCCATGTCCAGCTTCACGAACTCCGGCCGCAGCTGGTGGATGAGGTTCAGCGACGAGTAGCCCGCGCCCAGGTCGTCCAGCGCCACCTTGAAGCCCGCCGCGCGGTAGAAGTCCACGATGGCGCGCAGGTGCGCCGCGTTCGCGGCCCGGTCGGATTCGATGATCTCGAAGACGACGTGCGACTCCGGGATGCCCGACTCGCGGATGGCCGCCGCCGTGGAGCGCAGGCAATAGGCCGGATCGTAGATGGCCGTGGGCGTGAAGTTGATGAACAGGTGCGTGCGCAGCTGGTGCCGCGTCGCCTCACGGATGGCCGTGGTGCGCGCGGCCAGGTCCAACTGGAACAGCAGGTCCGCCTCGCGCGCCGTGTCGAACAGCCGGTTCGGAGGCACCAGCCCCCCCTCCCGGTCCCGGCCTCGCAGGAGCGCCTCGTGCGCGAAGACGCGCGAGGTGTCCTGCGCGTGGACGATGGGCTGGAAGAACGTGGTGAGCCGCGACTCCGCCAGCATGTCCACCAGCCACCCGGACTGATGCAGCGTGGTGAGCCGCTGAAGTGAGTCCACGCGCGGGAAGTCCGCCATGCCGGGCTCGCCGTCGCCCTCGACGAAGAGGGCGCGCGTGCCCCGCACCTCCTCCGCCGTCAGCACGTTGGGCAGGCTCGCGGAGAGCTTCCGCAGGCCGCCCTCCTCCATCCCCACCACGACACACTGAGCGTCGGTGCGCAGTTGGAAGGTGCCCCCCGAATCACGCAGGTGGGCCACCAGCTTGCCCAGGCTGTGGCCCAACGGCGGCCACAGGAAGAGACGCCCCGGTACGTCCGGCGTCTCGGGCAGGGTCTGGCAGCGGCCGCATCCGTTCAACGGGGTCATGACACAGCCTTGGCGTCACGGGGTGTGGCGGAAGATGAGCAGGCCCCGCGTCGTGTCCCACCCATACACCAGGCCGTCCGCGACATGAACGCCCTGCAAGCCGTCGAAGTAGCTCTTGCCCCGGCCCGCGTCCGTCTCGTTCCAGGTGTTGAAGTACCCAGCGGCCTTCGGCGTCCCCAGCGTGGACACGTCGTACACCCGCAGGCCGTCCTGGTAATTGGCCACGTAGAGCGTGGTGCCCGACAGGGCCATGCCGCCCAGCGTCGCCTCGGGCCGCAGCGGCAGCTCGCCGCGCTGCACGATGGACCCCGGGCTGGTGGCGTCCAGCGCCAGGATGGAGGAGCCCCATGCGTCCGAGCCCTGGTAGACGACCGTGGAATCCCCCAGCTTGCCCACCGCCAGGGCGCTGGTGGAGGGCCCGGCGAAGCGGCCCAGGAGCTTGGGCAACTTCGCCGTCGTCGCCAGGGGCGCGAGGTCCGTCACCGTCAGGCCGTAGCTCCAGTTGCTCACGTAAAGGCGGTTGTCCTGCACCGCCAGGGCGTAGGGGTACTCGCTCAGGTCGGCCGAGGCGCCCTCCACCGTGTAGCGCACCACGAGGGTCGGCGCGGACGGCTGGGTCACGTCCAGGATGACGATGTCCGCCCTGGGCAGGGGCGACGCCACGTAGAGCAGGTTGCCGTCCTTCACCATGTTGTCCGCGCGCACCGACAGGTCCGCCAGCACCGTCTTGTCGCAGGTGGGGGCCTCCGGCTTGCCGAGGTCGCAGATGCGGATGCCCTTCGAGTAGGTGCCCAGGTAGAGCGTCGTGCCGCTGATGAGCGTGCTGGTGTACGTCTCCGTGGGGAGCTTGTGCTCGGACACCAGCTTCGGGTTCGCGGGGTCCTTCACGTCGAAGACGAACATGCCCTCGCTGCCCGCGATGACGTAGGCGTAGCCGTTCGCGACCGCCACGCCGTTGGCGGCGCCTCGGGGCAGCGCACCCTGGCCCAGCAGCGCCACGCGGTCGGACTCCGCCTCGCCCTCGCGACGCACGACGCGCCTGGCGGTGAAGGTGCCCTGGCTCACCGTCGAGCCGTTGCCGCACACGCGCACCACCCCCAGCACCTCGCCCGGTCCGGAGGCCTTGCAGCCGGCGAACGCGTAGCGCACCGACGAGCCCTCCGCGCTGCCCGCCACGTCGGCGGCCAGGAAGAAGGTGTCCGGAGTGACTTGCTTCGTCGACATGGGCAGGCCGACGAGGAGCGGATCGCCGGGCGAGAACCGGATGGACGAAGGGCCCGAGTAGCCGTCGTTCAGGTTGATGTTCGTGTTCCAGACGCCTTCCGCCTGGACAACACTCAACGTCGACCTGTCACAACCGGTCAGGTCGATGGCTTCAAGCTGACACTCGGCCTTGTTGTCGGAACTGTCCTTGCCACAACCGAAGGCGAGGAGCGCGCTAGCGGCGACGAGAGAGAGACGATTCATTCCCTCCTCCATACCGGGCCATCCCGACCGCCGCCAAGTCCCCCGGCGTGCACAGAGGGAGAAGCGCCGGGACGTCCACCGCAACGCAAAGAAACAAAAGGACCGCTTGTGCGTTTCCGGTGGGAGAGGGAGCCTTCCTCCAGGCCCCTGATAGCCTGTCTCCTCGCCGTACCGAGGTGCTTTTTGAACCCCCGTCCGCACGTCATCGCCGTGCTGCTGGCCCTGCTCCTGCCGGAGTTCGCGCTGGCCCAGGTCTTCGTCGTTCCCCGCCGCGCGGGGAAGACGCCCGTGAACAGCTACGAGTTCGAGTGGCGGCATGTCGACATCCTCGTGGGCCCCGCCGCCACCGGTCTGGCGAAGCCCGCGGATCACACCGCGCATGAGAACCCGCCCGGTACCCAGGGCGGCGCCAATCCACAGGCGCCCACCACGTCGCCCCAGACGAGCAACCCGCAGTCCCCGCCGGGCGGCCCGGAGGTCACCCCGTCCGGCAACGTCCCCACGGAGCGGCCGGGTGACTCCCTGCCCAGGACGGACGGCGTCGCGCTCGACATGGGCGCGTCCGACGCCGGCATCCCTCCGACCGTCACGGGCCTTCCCGACGGCGGCATCCCGCCCCCGGGCGTGGTGGCGCTGGCGGACGGCGGCACGGTGGGCGACGCGGGCACGCTCGCGGGTGTCACCGGCGAGGACGGCGGCGCGGTGTTCTCCGGCGCGCCGCTGATGCTGGGCAGCTCGGATGCCGGCTTCAAATACACCTACGCGAAGGACCTGGGCGCGAAGACGGGCGGCGTGCGCTTCTACTTCTACGAGCGCGAGCGCGAGGTGGCCGAGCGGGCCGCCCCCATCATCGAGGAGGCGTACCGGTACCTGGTGGATCAGTTCAAGTACGTCCCCACCGAGACGTTCCCGTACATCCTCTACAGCAGCTACGCGGAGTTCCTGCAGACGAACGTGTTCGCGGTCTCCGAGGGCACGCTGGGCGTCACCTCCACGGAGGACCTGAAGCTGTCCCTGCCGTACCTGGGCGACCACCACCTCTTCGAGGAGGTCAGCACGCACGAACTGGCGCACCAGTTCACCATCCAGAAGGTGCGCACCGTGGCCGAGCAGGCCAAGACGTTCGGTGATCCGCTGGGCGGCTATCCGCTGTGGTTCATCGAAGGTCTGGCGGAGTTCTACGCCAAGCGCGGCCTGGACCCCGAGGCGGAGATGATGGTGCGGGACCTGCTGGTGAACCCGGACCTGATGAAGGGCTATGCCTTCCTCGACTTCTTCTCCCCCGGGCCCTACGGCTACCTGTGGATCTACAAGGTCGGCCAGGCGCGCGTGGCGTTCCTGGAGGAGGAGTACGGCGCGGGCATCACCCAGCGGCTGCTGGAGGAGGCGCCTCGGCTGGTGGGCGGCTCGCGCGATTCACCGTCGCTCAAGTTCGAGGAGCTGCTGGAGCGGCTGACGGGGGATGACCCCAAGCGCATCTCCGCGCGCTTCGAGAACTGGCTCAAGCGCCGGTCGTTCAAGACGTACCTGGAGTCGTCGCAGACGGCGCCCGCGCTGGACTCGCTGGGCGAGACGCCGGGAATCGTGACCGCGATGGCCAGCGGTCCGGACGGCAACGTGCTGGCGCTGCGCACCATCATCCCGGAGACGGGCGAGAGCCGGCTGTACCTCACGGATCCGCGCACGCCGGGCAAGACGGTGAAGGTGGCGGGTGACGGCGTGCCGGGCGTGGAGTCCCTGCACCCGGTGTCCGGCCGCAACTTCGCGCTGACCAAGGACA
The sequence above is drawn from the Corallococcus sp. NCRR genome and encodes:
- a CDS encoding flavin monoamine oxidase family protein yields the protein MDHEADVVILGAGAAGLAAAERLMSKGLRVIVLEARDRVGGRVATLRDTVADVPLELGAEFVHGKPAGLLRRIHRAGLTVSPCNDTHALLWRGRLGDGEDAFAFQEPLMSAKGPDRPIAAWVAEQARIHRWPPVACAMARSYVRGFYAADPDVASTLAISRMERTADESGGTTPSHVLEGYDRVPHAMAAKLLAKPHTLFLNAVAEEVRWRPGSVLVRARTRQGTPLGTFQGKHAVVTLPVGVLQAKPPAPGAVRFVPRVREQERAWNRLAMGSLVKVILRFRGAFWREQEATARFGFFHAPASAFPTWWTLSPHRRTRHLVGWSGGPAAASLSRSSEKVVLGRALQGLSQLFHLSVRELHARLEAWHVQDWQAEPYTRGGYAVIPSGAMDAVEALARPVGRTLFFAGEATHVGGDEGTVHGALETGRRAADELLARRSTA
- a CDS encoding EAL domain-containing protein, which translates into the protein MTPLNGCGRCQTLPETPDVPGRLFLWPPLGHSLGKLVAHLRDSGGTFQLRTDAQCVVVGMEEGGLRKLSASLPNVLTAEEVRGTRALFVEGDGEPGMADFPRVDSLQRLTTLHQSGWLVDMLAESRLTTFFQPIVHAQDTSRVFAHEALLRGRDREGGLVPPNRLFDTAREADLLFQLDLAARTTAIREATRHQLRTHLFINFTPTAIYDPAYCLRSTAAAIRESGIPESHVVFEIIESDRAANAAHLRAIVDFYRAAGFKVALDDLGAGYSSLNLIHQLRPEFVKLDMELVRGVHADPYKASIVEKLLEIARQLGIQTVAEGIETAEELSWVRRHGVDFVQGYLIAKPAGAPASSTPRIMD
- a CDS encoding LVIVD repeat-containing protein — translated: MNRLSLVAASALLAFGCGKDSSDNKAECQLEAIDLTGCDRSTLSVVQAEGVWNTNINLNDGYSGPSSIRFSPGDPLLVGLPMSTKQVTPDTFFLAADVAGSAEGSSVRYAFAGCKASGPGEVLGVVRVCGNGSTVSQGTFTARRVVRREGEAESDRVALLGQGALPRGAANGVAVANGYAYVIAGSEGMFVFDVKDPANPKLVSEHKLPTETYTSTLISGTTLYLGTYSKGIRICDLGKPEAPTCDKTVLADLSVRADNMVKDGNLLYVASPLPRADIVILDVTQPSAPTLVVRYTVEGASADLSEYPYALAVQDNRLYVSNWSYGLTVTDLAPLATTAKLPKLLGRFAGPSTSALAVGKLGDSTVVYQGSDAWGSSILALDATSPGSIVQRGELPLRPEATLGGMALSGTTLYVANYQDGLRVYDVSTLGTPKAAGYFNTWNETDAGRGKSYFDGLQGVHVADGLVYGWDTTRGLLIFRHTP
- a CDS encoding tetratricopeptide repeat protein, producing the protein MAETPSEIANSLVPLARQPAMVLLESGYLWLDMGHFDKAKEIFVGAAALMPKSEVPQIGLGAVEFAQGKHDKALAAYRVAQRLAPLSSLPRAHAGEALLFMGKVPEALKELKAAIDLEPESDGAKLAQALIQAKEAGALPPPKK